The following proteins are co-located in the Sulfurospirillum deleyianum DSM 6946 genome:
- the rimO gene encoding 30S ribosomal protein S12 methylthiotransferase RimO: protein MKKLHLVSLGCNKNLVDSEVMLGKLRAYELCDDASQADVLIVNTCGFIGPAKEESLNTIFALHEARKKGSLLVMAGCLSERYKEDLTKELKEVDLFTGVGDYDKIDEIIALRQNRFTPSTYLMNEEERVITGSNAHAYVKLSEGCNQACSFCAIPGFKGKLHSRTLESLIKEVKALVSKGFYDFSFISQDSSSYLRDMGEKEGLIKLIDAVEKIEGIKSARILYLYPTTTSNALIERIIASPLCHNYFDMPIQHISDTMLKRMKRGAGRERIMEQLEMMRKAPNSFIRTSFIVGHPEESDAEFEELLSFAKRFDFDRVNIFAYSDEEDTSAYEMHGKIDTKTINKRIKQLDKIVQAKTKQSFEKEVGKEVLILIEGESSEHELFMGARELLWAPGIDGEILVNDSEVENVSIGASYRAKITELVGDKLVATITALA, encoded by the coding sequence TTGAAAAAACTACATTTAGTCTCACTGGGCTGTAACAAAAATCTCGTGGATAGCGAAGTGATGTTAGGAAAATTGCGTGCGTATGAACTCTGCGACGACGCTTCACAAGCGGATGTACTCATTGTCAATACCTGTGGATTTATCGGACCTGCCAAAGAGGAGAGTCTCAACACCATTTTTGCACTGCATGAAGCTCGTAAAAAAGGCTCTTTGTTAGTTATGGCGGGCTGTTTAAGTGAGCGTTACAAAGAGGATTTAACCAAAGAACTCAAAGAAGTCGACTTGTTTACAGGCGTGGGCGATTATGACAAAATTGATGAGATTATTGCCCTGCGCCAAAACCGCTTCACCCCTTCAACCTACTTAATGAACGAAGAAGAGCGTGTCATTACAGGCTCCAATGCCCATGCCTATGTCAAACTCTCAGAGGGGTGTAATCAAGCGTGTAGTTTTTGCGCCATCCCCGGTTTTAAAGGTAAATTGCACTCACGTACCCTTGAATCTCTCATCAAAGAAGTTAAAGCCTTAGTGTCTAAAGGTTTTTATGACTTTAGCTTTATCTCGCAAGATAGTAGCTCATACCTAAGAGACATGGGCGAAAAAGAGGGACTGATTAAGCTTATTGATGCGGTTGAGAAGATTGAGGGAATCAAGAGTGCACGTATCTTGTATCTCTATCCAACCACCACTTCCAACGCTTTGATTGAGCGCATTATTGCTTCACCACTTTGTCACAACTACTTTGATATGCCTATCCAACACATCAGTGATACCATGCTTAAACGTATGAAAAGAGGAGCAGGACGTGAGCGTATCATGGAACAATTAGAGATGATGCGTAAAGCACCCAATAGTTTTATTCGCACCAGTTTTATCGTAGGTCATCCAGAAGAGAGTGATGCTGAGTTTGAAGAGCTTTTGAGCTTTGCAAAACGTTTCGATTTTGACCGTGTCAATATTTTTGCTTATTCCGACGAAGAAGATACAAGTGCGTACGAAATGCATGGAAAAATTGATACAAAAACCATCAATAAACGCATTAAACAACTCGATAAAATCGTTCAAGCTAAAACCAAACAGAGTTTTGAAAAAGAGGTTGGAAAAGAAGTTCTTATCTTGATTGAAGGTGAAAGCAGTGAACATGAACTCTTTATGGGAGCTAGAGAGCTTTTATGGGCGCCTGGGATCGATGGAGAAATTTTGGTGAATGACTCAGAGGTGGAGAATGTCTCTATTGGCGCATCTTATAGGGCTAAAATCACAGAGCTTGTGGGAGATAAACTCGTTGCAACCATCACCGCTCTTGCATGA
- the panC gene encoding pantoate--beta-alanine ligase, whose protein sequence is MKIVTTIEELRHARGELSNSVGFVPTMGALHNGHLSLIQKSTAQNDHTIVSVFVNPTQFLAGEDFETYPKRTQADIKICELAGVDILFMPNAEAMYGACEPSIIAPSTKAYILEGLARPGHFDGVLRVVLKLFNLTKPYRAYFGKKDAQQLYLIQNMVKTLFLDLEIVPCEIVREDDGLALSSRNVYLNAHERQEALLLSKSLKVASRALMGKERDCEIIKAEMLEVLSPLHVEYVEILNRDFDTIPSIELGNCIILVCAKVGTTRLIDNLWI, encoded by the coding sequence ATGAAAATAGTAACAACCATTGAAGAATTACGCCATGCACGAGGTGAGCTTTCAAACAGTGTTGGTTTTGTACCAACTATGGGAGCTTTACACAACGGTCATCTAAGCCTCATTCAAAAATCAACAGCTCAAAATGACCATACCATCGTCTCTGTGTTTGTAAACCCTACACAATTTTTAGCGGGAGAAGATTTTGAAACGTACCCCAAACGCACGCAAGCTGATATCAAAATCTGTGAACTCGCAGGGGTTGATATTTTATTTATGCCCAACGCAGAGGCGATGTATGGCGCATGTGAGCCAAGCATTATAGCGCCTAGCACCAAAGCGTACATCCTAGAAGGACTGGCACGTCCAGGGCATTTTGATGGTGTTTTACGGGTTGTTTTAAAACTCTTTAACCTCACCAAACCCTATCGTGCCTACTTTGGAAAAAAAGATGCCCAGCAACTTTATCTCATCCAAAATATGGTCAAAACACTCTTTTTAGACCTTGAGATTGTTCCGTGCGAAATTGTACGAGAGGATGATGGACTAGCGCTTTCAAGTCGCAATGTCTATTTAAATGCACACGAGCGTCAAGAAGCCCTTTTGCTCTCCAAATCCCTTAAAGTTGCTTCTCGTGCACTCATGGGAAAAGAGAGAGATTGTGAGATAATTAAAGCTGAAATGTTAGAAGTACTATCTCCTTTACATGTAGAATATGTGGAAATCTTAAATAGAGATTTTGATACAATACCTTCGATTGAATTAGGCAACTGCATTATTTTAGTCTGCGCAAAAGTGGGTACCACCCGTCTCATTGATAATTTATGGATATAA
- the prfB gene encoding peptide chain release factor 2, translated as MDSYEYTELLKKLTTKVDNIAQIIKPEEIAKRLGEIEAIEQDPEFWNDAKRAAEMQKEKTALNSLLNRYTKAKNVVSDAVDLYEMANAENDETTIEELFNDAQRVEDHITNLEIAMMLSGENDTKNAIVSIHPGAGGTESQDWASILYRMYLRWAERSGFKVEVLDYQEGEEAGIKDVSFIISGENAYGYLKVENGIHRLVRISPFDANAKRHTSFSSVMVSPEVDDDIDIVLEDRDLKVDTYRASGAGGQHVNKTDSAIRITHMPTGIVVQCQNDRSQHKNRASAMKMLKSRLYELELEKQQAEKDGIEKSEIGWGHQIRSYVLAPYQQVKDNRSNIAYSQVNAILDGDISKVIEDVLIAQKR; from the coding sequence TTGGATAGTTACGAATATACGGAATTATTAAAAAAATTAACCACCAAAGTGGATAATATCGCTCAGATTATCAAACCTGAAGAGATTGCAAAAAGGCTTGGGGAGATTGAAGCCATCGAGCAAGACCCTGAATTTTGGAATGATGCCAAAAGAGCGGCTGAAATGCAAAAAGAAAAAACCGCACTCAACTCTCTTTTAAATCGTTATACCAAAGCTAAAAATGTCGTCAGTGATGCCGTTGATTTGTACGAGATGGCAAATGCTGAAAACGATGAGACGACCATAGAAGAGCTTTTTAACGATGCGCAGCGTGTGGAAGATCATATCACCAATCTTGAAATTGCGATGATGCTGAGCGGTGAAAATGATACGAAAAATGCTATCGTTTCTATTCACCCAGGGGCTGGTGGAACGGAGAGTCAAGATTGGGCGAGTATTTTGTATCGTATGTATTTGCGTTGGGCGGAACGCTCAGGCTTTAAAGTAGAAGTGCTTGATTATCAAGAAGGTGAAGAAGCGGGCATTAAGGATGTGAGTTTCATCATTAGCGGTGAAAATGCGTATGGGTATCTTAAAGTAGAAAATGGTATTCACCGATTGGTACGCATTAGCCCCTTTGATGCCAATGCAAAGCGCCATACATCGTTTAGTTCTGTGATGGTTTCACCTGAGGTGGATGATGATATTGACATTGTGCTTGAAGATAGAGATTTGAAGGTCGATACCTACCGAGCCAGCGGTGCAGGTGGTCAGCATGTCAATAAAACAGACAGTGCGATTCGTATTACCCATATGCCAACAGGTATTGTAGTACAGTGTCAAAATGATAGGTCTCAGCATAAAAATAGAGCTTCAGCAATGAAAATGCTCAAATCTCGTTTGTATGAACTCGAACTTGAAAAACAACAAGCGGAAAAAGATGGGATTGAAAAGAGTGAGATTGGATGGGGACACCAGATACGCTCTTATGTTCTAGCCCCTTATCAGCAAGTCAAAGACAACCGAAGCAATATTGCCTATTCTCAAGTCAATGCGATTTTAGATGGCGATATTTCAAAAGTGATTGAAGATGTGCTGATTGCACAAAAACGTTAA
- a CDS encoding DUF945 family protein, with amino-acid sequence MTKRTYGIIASVVVVTVLAATPLVISQKIDASLKKEADHLAKNGFKTEELSKSGYFTTKRTFSLEVTDARKARDFLLAQLVEKNAQYKLFAQSLQQGSEAEINEAINGLQFKGEMSHSNLLPQDVKVSLSLSALPTSVQENLKTDAALLALLTPLLTKGVLGADMLFGSDEKLKAFHLKDIQEELSMDGGKLILNTKDHTLKLDHRGEVVVGSLGVGHQLIAAQAEMMESKSELNSFLYNFTYHDEFNNHADMRIGNYALEINDEFTALKAGLGGLKATSSIEEKNQELLMKAEYTLDKIALEESGESIKMDTFLTNFFLRGVDANAMRKLQTDYNTLLISQTPPSDEVLLADIMALIQHGFTFDLGLIFKGIDYDTMHFKDMSIDTTLALAKNSYSNQQSPLALLGLLDISSKVKIHKDDRTLLESLQLTAKKDFALGKAEGDYFIYDINMKNGVLSVNNQAIQ; translated from the coding sequence ATGACAAAACGTACGTATGGTATTATCGCTTCTGTGGTGGTGGTAACAGTATTGGCTGCTACGCCACTGGTTATTTCACAAAAAATTGATGCATCGCTTAAAAAAGAAGCAGACCATTTAGCAAAAAATGGTTTTAAAACAGAAGAGTTGAGCAAGAGCGGTTATTTTACAACGAAGAGAACGTTTAGCCTTGAAGTTACGGATGCAAGAAAAGCTCGTGATTTTTTATTGGCGCAGTTGGTGGAAAAAAACGCTCAATACAAACTCTTTGCGCAAAGCCTTCAACAAGGAAGCGAGGCGGAGATTAATGAGGCGATCAATGGTTTACAATTTAAAGGAGAGATGTCACACAGCAATCTTTTGCCACAAGATGTAAAAGTCTCTTTAAGTCTTAGTGCCCTGCCTACGTCTGTTCAGGAAAATCTTAAAACGGATGCAGCGCTTTTGGCTTTGCTCACGCCTCTGCTGACAAAAGGTGTTTTAGGGGCAGATATGCTTTTTGGAAGTGATGAAAAACTCAAAGCTTTTCATTTAAAAGATATTCAAGAAGAGCTGAGCATGGATGGGGGTAAGTTAATACTGAACACCAAAGACCATACGCTTAAATTGGATCATCGTGGTGAAGTTGTGGTGGGAAGCTTAGGGGTTGGACATCAGCTGATTGCCGCACAAGCGGAGATGATGGAGTCCAAAAGTGAGCTTAACTCGTTTTTGTATAATTTTACTTATCATGATGAGTTTAACAATCATGCAGATATGCGTATTGGAAACTATGCGCTTGAAATTAACGATGAGTTTACGGCACTTAAGGCTGGATTAGGTGGGCTTAAAGCGACCAGTAGCATTGAAGAGAAAAATCAAGAGCTTCTGATGAAAGCCGAATATACACTGGATAAAATAGCTCTTGAAGAGAGCGGTGAGAGCATCAAAATGGATACTTTCTTGACCAATTTCTTTTTAAGAGGTGTGGATGCCAATGCCATGCGAAAATTGCAAACAGATTATAATACCCTGTTGATAAGCCAAACACCTCCTTCTGATGAGGTTTTATTGGCAGATATTATGGCGTTGATTCAGCATGGGTTTACATTTGATTTGGGGCTTATCTTTAAAGGTATTGATTATGACACGATGCACTTCAAAGATATGAGTATCGATACGACGTTAGCCCTTGCAAAAAACAGTTACAGCAATCAGCAGAGTCCTCTGGCACTTTTAGGGCTTTTGGATATAAGCTCAAAGGTCAAAATTCACAAAGATGATCGTACGCTTTTGGAAAGTCTCCAGCTGACAGCAAAAAAGGATTTTGCTTTGGGCAAGGCTGAGGGAGACTATTTTATCTATGACATTAACATGAAAAATGGTGTGCTAAGTGTCAATAATCAAGCGATTCAATAA
- a CDS encoding EI24 domain-containing protein, with protein MTPNTPQTSTNIFFLSLGDTFSPRVLLVSLVSFLLTLLVFVGIIWLFFGGMGALSLWLSESVQSFEGSLEQSWLFSVVSLIFITKTVVSILFFFTSALVVYYLFLMVYSVIVGFFSGYFISEIARNYYPHVALKGIGFVGYVGVMLKSVLITTVLFIILSPLVFIPLLNFLLLLPVFYLFHKLLVLEVSSMVNTSSEYKVLKQRYSGGMRSISLLCFALTFIPFIGVVIYPYYVIVMSHFLLRKTEALRA; from the coding sequence ATGACACCCAATACACCACAAACATCAACCAATATTTTTTTCTTATCTCTTGGCGATACTTTTTCGCCGAGGGTTCTGCTGGTTTCGCTTGTCTCCTTTCTTTTAACGCTGCTGGTTTTTGTAGGCATCATTTGGCTCTTTTTTGGAGGGATGGGTGCGCTGTCGCTTTGGTTAAGTGAAAGCGTGCAAAGTTTTGAGGGGAGTTTAGAACAGAGTTGGCTTTTTAGCGTTGTCTCGTTGATTTTTATCACCAAAACGGTGGTCTCCATCCTCTTCTTTTTTACGTCTGCTTTGGTGGTGTATTATCTTTTTTTAATGGTCTATTCTGTCATTGTAGGTTTTTTCTCAGGCTATTTTATCAGCGAAATCGCACGTAACTATTATCCTCATGTGGCATTAAAAGGGATTGGTTTTGTAGGTTATGTAGGCGTGATGCTTAAAAGTGTGCTTATCACCACGGTTTTATTTATTATCTTATCGCCGTTGGTGTTTATCCCTCTGCTGAATTTTCTTTTACTCTTACCCGTTTTTTATCTTTTTCATAAACTCTTAGTACTAGAAGTTTCCTCTATGGTTAATACCTCTTCTGAGTATAAAGTATTGAAACAACGCTATTCAGGAGGTATGAGGAGCATTTCACTGCTCTGTTTTGCCCTAACGTTTATCCCTTTTATAGGCGTTGTTATTTATCCTTATTATGTCATTGTGATGAGTCATTTTTTACTGCGTAAGACGGAGGCATTACGAGCTTAA
- a CDS encoding asparaginase domain-containing protein, whose amino-acid sequence MEPILILNTGGTFNKRYNPLRGELEVPKDSNAIESILHHCSNTHYTLRSILHKDSLEMNDADRAHIAHTIQTSTSHKILIVHGTDTMDQTARFLALHVKEKCVILTGAMVPFSIDTTEATANFMFALGALHVTEKKGIYIAMHGAIAEHSHLYKNREKGIFERC is encoded by the coding sequence ATGGAGCCTATTCTTATCCTCAATACCGGAGGGACGTTTAACAAACGCTACAATCCTCTGCGTGGTGAACTTGAAGTTCCCAAAGATAGCAATGCCATAGAGTCTATTTTACACCACTGCTCTAACACACACTATACGCTTCGTTCTATCCTACACAAAGACAGTTTAGAGATGAACGATGCGGATAGAGCCCACATAGCACATACCATTCAAACCTCTACTTCTCACAAAATTTTAATCGTCCATGGAACCGATACGATGGATCAAACAGCACGTTTTTTGGCTTTACATGTAAAAGAGAAATGTGTCATACTTACAGGCGCTATGGTACCTTTTAGTATTGATACCACAGAGGCAACCGCCAACTTTATGTTCGCCCTTGGCGCTTTACATGTAACAGAAAAAAAAGGGATTTATATTGCGATGCATGGCGCTATTGCCGAACATTCACATCTTTATAAAAACAGAGAAAAAGGCATTTTCGAGCGCTGTTAA